The Salvia splendens isolate huo1 chromosome 20, SspV2, whole genome shotgun sequence nucleotide sequence AGTATGTTGTGAGGTTTAATGTCAAAATGCAAGATCTGGATATCACAACCATGGTGCAAATACTCAATCCCCTGGGCCACTTGAACTGCAATCTTAAATTTCATATCCCAATCTAATGAAGAGGCTCTTTCTTGGTTGAAGATGTACTTGTCAAGCGACCCATTTGGCATGAAATCAAAAATGAGGGCACGCTTGGATCTTTCAGCACAATAGCCAACAAGCTGGACAATGTTCACATGATGGATCCTTCCAATAGTTGCTATTTCATTCATGAAGTCTTGCCCGTTTTCTCTAGATTTTTCGAGCAACTTGATTGCTACAAGATGGCCCACTTCGGAGCTTTCCCTTGTAAACAGAACCGTAGCCTCCTTGGCCTAGTTTATCTTTAAAATTCTTAGTCATCTTCTTTAAATCCAAGTACGTATACCTGATCGGAGCGAGCTTATTTTCACTTTGTAGGAATGACTCTATTTCCTCAAAAGAGGACAAGCGCCTTCTCTGGAACTTGTCGATCAAAAAGCATACTACCAAAGGACAAATTATTATCTTTGGTGCCCAGATGATCATTCCAGTGATAATGGCTGAAAAATGAACACAAACAATTAGaaaaaagcaacaaaaaaaaaaaagaagtgatGGACATTATACACGCCCCCCTAGAATTACACCACACacatgaaaaaagaaaaaatgaatcaAAGTTTGTAAGGAGCTATAATAGATATAGTCATACCAGTTGAAGGAGAAATGAATTTATTGATTCTTACAGTTGAAGGTAATAATAAAGTAGAGTGCTAATCCAACTCCAGCTCCGATGGTTATTATAGTGGGAAGAGAGAAGAGTGTTTTTGCTGTCGGTTAAACAAACTGGAGATAAAATTAAGCATCATAATTGTCCTATTTTGTTTTGGTATCATACTTATAAATTAAGAGGCACCTGTAATTGCCACACACGTCGCGACAATGCTGCAATATACACATACACAAAGAGAGATTAACATGTTGAAACTCAAGCTTCTCATAAACTCTGTTGGCGTTGAGAGATGACTTTTCNNNNNNNNNNNNNNNNNNNNNNNNNNNNNNNTAGAATTACACCACACacatgaaaaaagaaaaatgaatcaaAGTTTGTAAGGAGCTATAATAGATAGTCATACCAGTTGAAGGAGAAATGAATTTATTGATTCTTACAGTTGAAGGTAATAATAAAGTAGAGTGCTAATCCAACTCCAGCTCCGATGGTTATTATAAGAAGAGGGTTTAGTGCTGCGGTAAACAAACTGGAGACAAAATTAGCAATCATATTTTGTCTATTGTGTTGGTAGTCAGACATTATAAATTAAGTGCGCACCTGTAATTGCCACACAAGTCGCGACAAATGCTGCATATATACACATACACAAAGATAGATTAACAATGTTGAAACTCAAAGCCGTCTCATTAAACTCTGTTGCGTTGAGAAGATGGACTTTTGCAAATTAGAATTTAAAATAGTAAGAAATAAATTTAGAGATCGTACCAATGAACACAAATTGATGATATGCTCCCTGCAGCAGCAGAGTTGATAGTAGTCGTCTGCGAATTAGAAAAACGGAAGATTTGAGAAATCAAGAAAGgttaaaaagagaaaatgaaattgaaaattcTTACTGTATTGTAGCTCTTCCAAAGGGATGTAAATTGTAGTCTTCCCAAAGGAATTGAAATGAGAGTATGACCGTCACAGGAAGGCTTACCCCTGCAATTATGAAAACTGATAGTATTTCTTTCACAAATTAGATCTCTAATTAAGGGTTTTGATGTGATGTGATAACAATGAAAAAGAAGATAGGTGGGCACCCCACCTATAATGGCCAAAGGAATAAGGAGATAGTCTGCATATAATCATTAATTAGATAGTTAGTTACTATTATATATTGAGTATGTTGTTAGAATTCAAAGTAGGAATACTTACCATAAGGTTGTGTTGATAAGCGATACCTGAGTTGCTCTGCATTTTGAAGAAACAAAAGCGTTTAATTATACGGATGTATTCATTTTCAACATGCAAATATTGAAAACAAGATAAGCTTTCTTACCCAATTTTGTTGGTTTTTCACTGCAATTACTATAACAGAAGTTGAGTTCAAAACCATACAAGAGAGCCTGGTGGATTTCTGAGAGGGAAGCAATCTTCTCATGCACCAATTCCCGCCACGATGTCAAGACTGTTTGACCTAATGTACACATATGTGGTACCTCTAAGGCCTCGATGCTCCCAACCTTTACATATCTAAAGGTGGAGTGTGATAAATTAGAGGCACAGTCTGAGTTATATCTGTAAAGATGGAAGAATTGTTCAATGGATATGGGCAGCTAATGAAGTTAACTGACAAATCTTCAGATAAGTTGGAATAATAGTATGGAGAAGAAGAGCGGGTGAAATCAGAGGAAGTGTTAGGGAAAGGGCAGGTTGTATCATTGTTTATGGAAGCATCAACCAGTCTGATTGTGGAGTTTTGGTAGTTGATTGCCTTGACATGGTATTTGATAGAGTTTAGATAGATGAATGTGCTATTGTTTTCACAGATTAGTTCATGTTGGGGATAGCCGCAGTGGCTCTTGAGGTGGAAAGGGAAGGTGATATTGCCAATATCACCACACCCAGAAAGACTGCAGTTTGCATTTGTAGAATGGAGGAGTGAGAGAATCAAAGTGGTGAGGAAGAGCTTCTGTGTTGTCATCATGGCTGGATAATGTGATTCACAAATACCAAACAACACCCACAACCTCTAATTATATACCCAATCATGGTACTTGATTCTAGTTTAAGTCAATGAGTCAATGCCGATAGTTATTTGAAgaaaaatcaacaaaaccatCCATCATAATTTATAACTTTGAAATTTCTGTTGCATTGATTTTGTAATGTCACTGTGAAGTACTCGTGTCTCCCTCCGTCTcgtaaaaatatgtgcactttccattttcgtctgtcccacaaaaatatgtgcattccatttttaagaagtttttatcaatttaataatgtaggtcctaCTAtcaactaacactactttaactatcattctcctccatctcttatcatactataattttttactcttctctcctactttatcaattttatcttcATTTCCATGCCAtattaattattctttttttttgtgggaAGGATGTAGTATAAAGATTGGTGCTGAAAATGGTCATCCATACAATATTATATTTGTAAATCAAAAACTTATTAACTTTGGGCCGTTACTTGTTTTATTGTTGGGCTTtaatagatttttttatttttgagataATGAATATCAAGCCCAAATTACCAATCCAGTTTCCAAATTTAAGAACCTCTACGCCAGTCGCTATTAGGTCTCCCACCTCTGATTTGCCGCTTGCCGGAGAGTTGCTGTTGCGGCGCCGCCGATTCCACTGATAAAATAGTTGAATTTTGAAGGATGTGTATTATGTGTTGTTTACTTTGATTACATTTATGATATGTGGATGCATGTTAAATAATTCTGAAACTGAGGGACCAAAATGCAAAAGAGAAAGATTCAAAAGTTAGCTCCCAACGGCTACTTTGGCAGTTGCAACCGAAGCGGTTTCGAGCTGCATTCGAGCTCGATTTTGTTAGGCGATCCGCAAGCTCTCATAACTCACGTATATTGATTCAGTTAGAGCACAAGGAGAGAATCATTTTCTGTGCGAGGAAATCGAGGTTTTTTTTCATGTACTAAAAAAACTCCTACGTGAAGGacgaaattacaaataaactcctacagaaaggaggaaattacaccGGATAAAATCAAGGTTGAAGTGTGAGCTCTCGAGTTTGAGCCATTGATTTCTTGAGTGATTCTTGAGCGATTGTAATGAGAGATTTCAATTGCGATTGTGTGTTGAATAAATTGGTTGATagcttctccgtggacgtaggtctTACAACCGAACCACGTGATTGTGTGTGTTCTTCATTTTGATTTTGTTCTCTGTTATTTGTTCTTGATATTGTAGGCCATATTCATCCGCTGATCTCTAACAACATTGGTTCACAAATAAATTATTTGCATAATTGCTGCAACGCCTTCTTGTTCTCTTTTTATTCGTTTTCCTCTATCTAATTTAATTGGTAGTAAAATATACTCTCACTATCCACCATTCATTCAAAGaactattttgtaattttagatAATGCACGatttaaagaatttttttttcacttttggTGTACGggaactcatattccactaacaccTTACACTCATACACACTATCTCATATTTCACTTactttctctctttatttttcttcagAAAGTTAagtaatttcttaaaatctagaAATAACCCTCTAAATGGTAAATGGAGGGAATATCTAGTAAAATAAAGAAACAGCTTACAAACACATGGGCTAATTTACTCCCATTTCTTTATTTCAGATTGTATTGCTATACATGCTTAGGCATGATTGAGGGTTGTGAGACCTTTCACAACTGTTCACACAACTTGATTTAGTATAGTCAACTAGTTACATATGGGATGAATAAAGAATTCTTCAATATAATTCACAAGACCATGAAAAAAATAGCTAACTAATAATAAGACATTAATTCACTTCATTTTACATCTGATTATTAACAAATCACAAATacacaacaaaataaaacttGTTTCTAGGTAAAAATAGATGATAACATAAAATCTAACGTTATCAATAATCTCAATAATACTACTCTCATTGTTATCATGCAATAATGATATGGAAGCATTTGAATTTCTAGCCCAGCTTTCATCCTAATTTCCTAACGCTGGATAATCAAGAATTTGTATATGTTCGACACTACCTTCTAACATCTCCAACACCTTATTCATTGATGGACGCTTATCTAGACTCCTTTGTGTACACTACAACGCAACAATTGTCATCATCCGACCAATGTTTTTATCGTCGTTTTTATCAACATTTCTAATATCAATGTCCCTACCTTGGTTCAAATGGTCGTATATCCAGTTTGGGAAATACTTACTAGATTCATCATTGTTCCTTGTGAAGTCTTTGTTTAAGCTTACCATTTCCATCAACAACATCCCGAAACTATACACATCGGCTTTGTAAGACCCTACTCCAATACTTCTATTGATAAGTTCAAGAGCAACATACCCTATGGTTCCTCGAGCAGCCGCCAATGTTACTGCCTCTTTGTTTGCGGTGCTTATTTTGCCAACccaaaatctgatatttttggaaCGAACTTATCATCAAGGAGTATATTGTGAGGTTTGATATCGAAATGTAAGATCTGGATGTCACAACCATGGTGCAAATACATGATCCCTTGAGCCACTTCAACTACAATCTTAAATTTCATGTCCCAATCCAATGGAGATGCTTTTTCTTGGTTGAACATGTATTTGTCAAGGGAAACCATTTgggataaataaaaaatgagtgcTCGCTTGGATCTTTCAGTACAATATCCAACAAGTTGTACAACGCAACATGATAAATCCTTCCAATGGTTGCTATTTCATTGATGAAGTCTTGCCCCCTTTGCTACGGATTTTCCAATCAATTTGACTGCCACAAGATGGCCACTTCGAAGCTTTTCCTTGTAAATAAAACTGTAGCCTCCTTGGCCAAGTTTATCTTCAAATTCTTAGTTATCTTCTTTAAATCCGAGTAGGAAATACCTAATTGGCACGAGTTTGTTGTCACTTTGTAGAAATGAATCTACTCCTTCGAATAAGGATAAACGCCTTCTACggaatttgtaaaagaaaaaccataatACCAAAGGACAAATGATTATCCTTGGTCCCCAGATGATAATTTCCATAGATGATGGCTGAGATAACATGAAAAAATAAGACAAGTACATTTAGTAATAAGGCCAACAAACTTGTGCTAAAATAGTTTTACGCTAACTCGCATGAAGTAGAAATGAAAGGAAAATTGTTGCATGATGTAGAGACCTTCATTGCATTTGCACCATACACAcgataaaaggaaaaaatagaattaaaaaacGATAATAAAAGAGAAATGAATTTAAAGAAAGCGTACCAAAGAATGCACATGTGATTCGAATGCTCCTATTTGAAATTAAGAGagactaaaaagagaaatgaaatTGAAGATTCTTACAGTCTTGTATAGTTTCCCAAAGTAAAATAAATGAGAGTAGCAATAGAGCAGTAATTCCGATGATGATCGTCATAGGATGTAGGGGTGGAGCTATGAAAGGGGGCAAATTATATGCGAAGAAAATTTAGAATTTGAAAAGGGGAAAATATAAgggaatttcatattttttgcaAAATTAAACAACAAAATAGTATATGTAAACAATAAATAGCATTTGCCACACCTTGTTTAAAGGTAGATCCGGAAGGCTTACCCATACAATTATGAAAACTGATATTtctttcacaaaattagatCTCTTCTTTATTGGTGTGATTAAGTTGATGAAGTAGAAGACGAAAATAAATAATGTTGTGGGGCACCTAGAATGACACAGGAATTATGAAATACCTACAGATATTGATATTtctttcacaaaattagatttCTTCTTTATTGATGTGATTAAAAATTAGATCTCTTCGTTATTGATGTGATTTAGGTTTCCGAATTCGGTGTTGCCAAGTTAGCTTCTTGAAAAACTATTGTAATACCTGTACGAAcataactttaattttttttatattaatctacatttataaaaattaagcAATATGACATATAAAAAGATATGTGATTTGATAAGTAAAGTGGACTTTGTGTCAATATATGGCCAAATAAAGTTTTGCAACATTAGTTTAATATTGCATATGGACTTTCCTTCATGGGCTGCAAGGTTGGCTTGGTCTTGTTGTTCCTCTTGGGTTGGGTCTTGGTTTGTTGCTGAGGTGTTGCTGCTGATGCATTTGCCTGAGTCGGGGTCGACGAAGTAGGTTGCAAGGCTGGGATGTGTTGTGGTGATGAGTCCCTATCACTACCCTACCAAACATGTAGTAAAAAGAGCGCACCTGTAATTGCCACACAACTCACGACAAATActgcataaatacatacacaaacacaatataaaatcAAGGAGACATGATTAACAATGTTTAAATTCAATCTTTGTTGCATTGGGTAAATGGACTTATGCAAATTAGAATTTATATATAGAATTTATCTATAGTTACTAgtaatacataaatttatatagCGTACCAATGTCTGCAATGTAATCAGATTGTCCAAGAATCTGATAGTGATAATAGTAGTAGTCTGATGATAAAAAATgaacattttaaaaattaagagAGACTAAAAAGAATAATGGAATTTAAGATTCTTACATTCTTTTATCCCATCCCAAGGTAAGCAAATGAGAGTAGTAATGGAGCAGTAATTCCGATTATGACAGTCAAAGGAAGAATTACCCCTGCAATTATGAAAACTGAAATTTGTTTGACAAAATTAGATCTCTTCTTGATTGATGTGATGATACAAAttgatgaaggaaaaaaaatgttaagTGGTCACCTAGATGACCAGAGGAATTATACGATGGCCTGTAGATATAgatgataataattaattaggtAGTTATATTGGTATATGAAGACATACAGTTATATTATGTTGTTAGAATTCAGTGTGTATCATTACGATTAGACTCTGAGAGGTAATACCAGTATTCCTCTGCATTTTTCAAGAATCAAAAAGCGATATCAgtgatgaaattacaaatctTAAAATGAACATATATATACTAAACAAGATTAGCTTAATTTCTTACCCCATATTGTGGATTGTTCACCGAAATTAGTATCATAGTAGAGTTGAACCTGATAGGCTTTAATCCTTATCAAGAAAGTATCTCACAATTTGTGTAAAGAAGGATAACGAAACCTAGTTGCTCCAACTATGGGTTTTCTTGAGTTTCAagtaaaaaaatactttatttctttattcttgaatgatttttttttactctctaATGGATTCTTATATAGAATCCGGACCCTGCTTGATTCGACTCTTACaattcgggaaagaatcaagaagaaaacccaaaaggaaataataataaagttctaccaaaaataataaagttcTACCAAAAATATAGCATAAGGCAACAAATCAAAATAAGGAAAAAGTCCATAACTAGTGTCGCGTGAAGTCGCGGTATTTGGCGGGTTGTGAAACGTCCTCTTCGGTCTCTCCTTCCTCGGGCCCACATCACGCATCTTCTTGCGTCCTCGTTCCTTCGCTCTTCCTCCCTTCTCCACAGTCTCCGAAGCTTCTCCCTCCGGCAGCTCATCTAACTGTCCCGTCGGTGCCGTTGAGCTAGGACTCCCTCGAGATCCCTATCAACTCCCCCCCCTCATAAGGGCAGCCT carries:
- the LOC121781623 gene encoding uncharacterized protein LOC121781623 — protein: MCTLGQTVLTSWRELVHEKIASLSEIHQALLYGFELNFCYSNCSEKPTKLEQLRYRLSTQPYDYLLIPLAIIGVSLPVTVILSFQFLWEDYNLHPFGRATIQ
- the LOC121781624 gene encoding uncharacterized protein LOC121781624 — protein: MMTTQKLFLTTLILSLLHSTNANCSLSGCGDIGNITFPFHLKSHCGYPQHELICENNSTFIYLNSIKYHVKAINYQNSTIRLVDASINNDTTCPFPNTSSDFTRSSSPYYYSNLSEDLSVNFISCPYPLNNSSIFTDITQTVPLIYHTPPLDM
- the LOC121781626 gene encoding rust resistance kinase Lr10-like, giving the protein MVSLDKYMFNQEKASPLDWDMKFKIVVEVAQGIIFWVGKISTANKEAVTLAAARGTIGYVALELINRSIGVGSYKADVYSFGMLLMEMVSLNKDFTRNNDESSKYFPNWIYDHLNQGRDIDIRNVDKNDDKNIGRMMTIVAL